GGCGGTACGGCTGGGGCCCGCGCCCGCGAAGGAGTCCTATCTCGACGCCGACCTCGTCCTGAACGCGGCCAAGGACACCGGGGCCGGGGCGATCCACCCCGGGTACGGCTTTCTGTCCGAGGACGCGGCCTTCGCGCGGCGTTGCGAGGACGCCGGGATCGTGTTCGTGGGTCCGACGCCGGAGCAGCTGGAGCTGTTCGGGGCGAAGCACACGGCGCGGGCGGCGGCGGAGGCGGCCGGGGTGCCGTTGGCGCCGGGCACGGGACTTCTCCCCGGTCTCACCGAGGCTCTGGAGGCGGCCGCCCGCATCGGCTATCCCGTCATGCTGAAGGCCACCGGCGGTGGCGGCGGCATCGGTATGTCGGCATGTCGCTCCGCCGATGAACTGACCGGGGCATGGGAGCGGGTACAGCGCGTCGCCGCCGCCTCCTTCGCCTCCGCCGGGGTCTTCCTGGAGCGGCTGGTGGAGCACGCCCGCCATGTCGAGGTGCAGGTCTTCGGCGACGGCCGGGGCCGGGTCGTCACCTTCGGGGACCGGGACTGCTCGCTCCAGCGCCGCAACCAGAAGGTGCTGGAGGAGGCTCCGGCACCGGGCCTGCCGTCCGCCGTTCGCACCCAACTCGCCGACGCGGCACGGGACTTGTGCGCCGCTGTCGGATACCGCTCGGCCGGAACCGTCGAGTTCGTCTACGACGCCGCCCGCGAGGAGGCCTACTTCCTGGAGGTCAACACCCGCCTCCAGGTGGAGCATCCGGTCACCGAGGAGATCTACGGCGTCGACCTCGTCGCCTGGATGCTGCGGCTCGCGCGCGGGGAGTCGGACGTCGTACGCGATCCGGGGGCGCCGCGCGGTCACGCCGTCGAGGCCCGGGTGTACGCCGAGGACCCCTCGCGCGACCACCGGCCGAGCGCGGGCCTGCTGACGCGGGTCGAGTTCCCCGGCGGCGTCCGCGTGGACGGCTGGGTGGAGACGGGCACCGAGGTGACCACGTCGTACGACCCGATGCTCGCGAAGGTCATCGCGTACGGCCCGGACCGGGCGCACGCGCTGGAACGCCTCGACGAGGCGCTGGCCAGGACCCGGTTGGACGGTATCGAGACGAACCTGGGGCTGGTGCGGGCCGCGCTCGCCGAACCGTCCTTCCTGCGGGCGACGCACTCGACGGCGACGCTGGCCGAGGTCGGCGATCCCACGCAGCGCGTCGAGGTCGTCTCCGGCGGGACCCTCACCACGGTCCAGGACTGGCCTGGCCGCACCGGCTACTGGCAGGTGGGTGTGCCCCCGTGCGGCCCGATGGACGACCTCTCCTTCCGGCTCGGCAACCGCGCCCTCGGCAACTACGAGGGGGCACCCGGTCTGGAGTGCACCCTCCAGGGGCCGACCCTGCGCTTCACCCATGCGACGACGGTGTGCGTCACGGGCGCACCGGCGCGGGTCACCGTGGACGGCGCGGCGGTCGCGCAGTGGGAACCGGTGACGGTACCGGCGGGGGCCCTGCTGGAGGTCGGCTCCCCCACCGAACACGGCCTGCGCACCTACGTGCTCTTCGCGGGCGGGGGCCTGGACGTACCGGCGTTCCTCGGCAGCGCGTCCACGTTCACGCTGGGCCGATTCGGCGGGCATGGAGGCCGCGCCCTGCGCACCGGCGACGTACTGCACGGCGGCTCGGCGACGGATCACGGGGTGCCGGTACCGGTCGGCGACCGCCCCGGGTTCTCCTCCGCCTGGCGGGTCGGCGCGCTCGAAGGCCCGCACGCCGCACCGGAGTTCTTCACCGAGGACGACATCCACGACTTCTACGCCGCCGACTGGAAGGTCCACTTCAACTCGGCGCGCACGGGCGTACGGCTGATCGGCCCGAAGCCCCGCTGGGCGCGCACCGACGGCGGCGAGGCGGGCCTGCACCCGTCCAACATCCACGACACGCCCTACTCGGTGGGCGCCGTCGACTACACCGGCGACATGCCGGTGCTGCTCGGCCCGGACGGCCCCTCGCTCGGCGGCTTCGTCTGTCCGGCGACGGTCGTCAGCACGGAACGCTGGAAGCTCGGCCAGTTCCGCCCCGGTGACACCGTGCGCTTCGCACCGCTGGCCGACGACGGCTCGCAGCGGCCCGCGATCGTCGACGGCGGGGTGCTCGCGCGGGACGGCGACGTGACGTACCGCCGCAGCGGAGACGACAACCTGCTCGTCGAATTCGGGCCCATGCAACTGGACCTGGCGCTGCGCATGCGGGTCCACGCGCTGATGGAATCCGTGGCCGAGGCCGCGCTCGACGGCGTCACGGACCTGACCCCCGGCATCCGCTCCCTGCAGATCCAGACGGACCCCGGCAGGCTTCCGCAGCACGAACTCCTCACCGCGGTACGGGAGATAGCCCGCACACTCCCGCCGAGCGACCAGCTGGTCGTCCCCTCCCGCACGGTGCACCTCCCCCTCTCCTGGGACGACCCCGCGACCCGCGAGGCGATCGCCCGCTACATGGCGGGCGTCCGCGACGACGCGCCCTGGTGCCCGTGGAACATCGAGTTCATCCGCCGCGTGAACGGCCTGGACTCGGTGGACGACGTGTACCGCACGGTGTTCGACGCGGAGTACCTCGTCCTGGGCCTGGGCGACGTCTACCTCGGCGCACCGGTGGCCACCCCGCTGGACCCGCGCCACCGCCTGGTGACCACCAAGTACAACCCGGCGCGCACCTGGACCGCCGAGAACTCGGTCGGCATCGGCGGCGCCTACCTCTGCGTCTACGGCATGGAGGGCCCCGGCGGCTACCAGTTCGTCGGCCGTACGACCCAGGTGTGGTCGGGGTGGCAGCAGCGCGGTGCGTTCGAGCCGGGCTCGCCCTGGCTGCTGCGCTTCTTCGACCGCATCAAGTGGTACGCCGTCGAGCCCGACGAACTCCTCGACCTGCGCGCCGACATCATCTCGGGCCGTTTCGTGCCCCGGATCGAGGAGGGCGTCTTCTCGCTGGCCGAGTACGAGGCCTTCCTCGCCACCCACTCCACGTCCATCGCGGAGTTCCGGGCCAGGCAGGGCGCCGCGTTCTCCGCCGAGCGGGACGCCTGGGAGGCGGCGGGCGAGTTCGACCGCGCGGACGCCGTGTCCGCACCCGCGGCGCCCACCGCCGAGGTGACCGTCCCCGCGGGCGGCCGTCTGATCGAGGCCGAGTTCGCGGCCTCCGTGTGGCAGCTGAACGTCAGGCCGGGCGACCGGGTGACGACCGGCCAGCCCCTGCTGGCGCTGGAGGCGATGAAGATGGAGTCCAGGGTGCCCGCCCCGATGGACGGAGTGGTCCAACAAGTCCTCACCAAGCCCGGCGCCCAGGTGGAAGCGGGCACAGCACTGGTGGTCCTGGCACCCGCCACCTGACAGCACGCGTGCGGCCTGTGGGCAGACGCCACACCCAGGCGATTCCAACGGCCACGTCGACCACCCGCCGTGGTCTGTGGGCAGGCGTTCCGCAGGGCGGAACGGGTGGGCACAGACCACCCACCGGCCGCACCCGAAGAACCAGGAGCAACCCATGTCCGTCCTGACCCGAGTCCACCTGGCCTACGCCCGCATCGAGGCAGTCGACCGCCCCGAGATCTGGATCGACCTACGCCCCCGGGCAGAGGTCGAGAAAGAAGCCCAGGCCATCGACGCCCGCCTCGCCGCAGGCGAACACCTCCCCCTCGCCGGCAAGCTCCTCGCCGCGAAGGGCAACATCGACGTGGCCGGCCTGAAGACCACCGCAGGCTGCCCGGCCTACGCGTACACCCCGGAGGGCGACGCCCCCGCGGTCGCCCGCCTCCGCACAGCCGGCGCACTCGTCCTCGGCACCACGAACCTCGACCAGTTCGCCACCGGCCTGGTCGGCACCCGCTCCCCGCACGGCGCCGTACGAGGCGCCCTGGACCCGGCCAGGATCAGCGGCGGCTCCAGCTCGGGATCGGCCGTGGCCGTGGCCCTCGGCATCGTCGACCTCGCCCTCGGCACCGACACGGCCGGCTCCGGACGCGTCCCCGCCGCCTTCAACGGCATCGTCGGCCTCAAGCCCACCCGCGGTCTGGTCCCGGCCACCGGTGTCGTCCCGGCCTGCGCCTCGCTCGACTGCGTGACCGTCTTCGCCCGCACGCTCCCGGAGGCCGAGCAGGCCCTCTCATACCTGGCGTCCCCCTCAGGACGCGAACTCCCCGCACTCCCCCAGCGGGCCCCCGGCCCCTGGCGCGTCGCCGTCCCCCGACGGCACAGCTCGGCGAACTCGACGAGGGCTGGGCGCAGGCGTACGAGGCCGCCGTGGAGCAGCTCGTCGCCGCCGGGGCCGAGGTGCGCACGCTCGACCTCACCCCGTTCACCGAGGCGGCGGCGATGCTCTACGAGGGCGCGTTCGTCGCCGAGCGCTACACGGCGGTGGGAAGCTTTGTCGACAAGTTGATCAGCGAGGGGGGTGCGGGTCTCGACCCGACCGTCGCCGGGATCATCACCCGCGCCCGGGACATCCCCGCCCACCAGCTCTTCGCCGACCAGGACCGGCTGGCGGCGCTGCGCACCCGGGCCCTCGCCGAACTCGGCGACGCGGACGCCCTGTTGCTGCCGACCGCACCCGGCCACCCCACGCTCGCGGAGGTCGCCGCCGACCCGCTCGGCGCCAACGCCCGGCTGGGCCGCTTCACCAACTCCACGAACCTCTTCGACCTGGCGGCGGTCGCCGTCCCGGCCGGTCTCACGCCCGCCGCACTGCCCTTCGGCGTGATGCTGATCGGCCCGGCGTTCACCGACGAACGCCTCGCCCGGATCGCCGCGCTGCTCCAGCCGGGCCTGCGGATCGCGGTGGTCGGCGCCCACCTGTCCGGCCAGCCGCTGAACCCCCAGCTCCTGTCCCTGGGCGCGGAGTGGGAACGTACGACCACGACGGCACCCGCCTACCGTCTGCACGCACTGTCCACCACCCCGCCCAAGCCGGGCCTGGTCCACGGAGGCGAGAGCGCCGGAGCCCGCATCGAGGCCGAGGTGTGGCGACTGCCCGCGGCGGGCCTCGGCCGGCTGCTCGCCGACCTGCCGCGACCGATGGCACTGGGCCGTGTCGAACTCGCCGACGGCACTCACGTGCCCGGCTTCCTGTGCGAGCCCGCGGCGCTCGAAGGCGCCGAGGACATCACGGAGTACGGCGGCTGGCGCGGCTACCTCCGGACCCGCGCCTGACCTCACGGCCGTGGTCGGGCCGGAAAGCCGACGAGTCACGATGCGGCAACGAGCAGCGCGAAAACGGAGCCGAACGTGCCCCGGGGCCGGGGCGTCACAGGCGTGGCACGAGCTTCGCGCCGCACCACTCGCCTTCCGTTCGTCAGCGCCGGCCCCCGGGGGACCCATGCAGTACAAGACCACCCGCACCGCCCGTCTGCTCGTCTCCCTCGCCCTCCTGAGCGCCGGAGCCGGTGCCGTCACGGGGTGCGGCAGCGAAAGGGCCGCCGGCAGCGGGGTGGAGGCCCCCGGCACCGGTCAGGAGCCGCGGGCGGAGAGCCGCGCCCGACAGGTCGCCGACGCCTGGGACGGGTCCGAGGCCGCGCGGCAGTGGCGCCGGGGCTACCACCCGATGGCGGACGCGGTCCAGCTGCCCGAGGGCGGCCCGCGCGACAAAGCCGACCAGCGGGCCTTCACCACCCAGAACTTCGTGCTGCGCGGCGGGAACGACGGCCCGCACCTGACCGTGACCGGGGTGAAGCCGGGCGAGATGACCCTGGCCACCAGCCGGGGCCCGGCGACCGTTCCGGCCTGGCTGTTCACCCTGGAGGGCTACGACACTCCGCTCACGCGCGCTGCCGTCCGCCCCCCGAAGCTCCCCGAGTCACCGATCGGGCCGAGCCGGGATGT
This portion of the Streptomyces mirabilis genome encodes:
- a CDS encoding 5-oxoprolinase/urea amidolyase family protein; this translates as MTFDTLLVANRGEIAVRIIRTARELGLRTVAVYSDADRSAPHVRLADEAVRLGPAPAKESYLDADLVLNAAKDTGAGAIHPGYGFLSEDAAFARRCEDAGIVFVGPTPEQLELFGAKHTARAAAEAAGVPLAPGTGLLPGLTEALEAAARIGYPVMLKATGGGGGIGMSACRSADELTGAWERVQRVAAASFASAGVFLERLVEHARHVEVQVFGDGRGRVVTFGDRDCSLQRRNQKVLEEAPAPGLPSAVRTQLADAARDLCAAVGYRSAGTVEFVYDAAREEAYFLEVNTRLQVEHPVTEEIYGVDLVAWMLRLARGESDVVRDPGAPRGHAVEARVYAEDPSRDHRPSAGLLTRVEFPGGVRVDGWVETGTEVTTSYDPMLAKVIAYGPDRAHALERLDEALARTRLDGIETNLGLVRAALAEPSFLRATHSTATLAEVGDPTQRVEVVSGGTLTTVQDWPGRTGYWQVGVPPCGPMDDLSFRLGNRALGNYEGAPGLECTLQGPTLRFTHATTVCVTGAPARVTVDGAAVAQWEPVTVPAGALLEVGSPTEHGLRTYVLFAGGGLDVPAFLGSASTFTLGRFGGHGGRALRTGDVLHGGSATDHGVPVPVGDRPGFSSAWRVGALEGPHAAPEFFTEDDIHDFYAADWKVHFNSARTGVRLIGPKPRWARTDGGEAGLHPSNIHDTPYSVGAVDYTGDMPVLLGPDGPSLGGFVCPATVVSTERWKLGQFRPGDTVRFAPLADDGSQRPAIVDGGVLARDGDVTYRRSGDDNLLVEFGPMQLDLALRMRVHALMESVAEAALDGVTDLTPGIRSLQIQTDPGRLPQHELLTAVREIARTLPPSDQLVVPSRTVHLPLSWDDPATREAIARYMAGVRDDAPWCPWNIEFIRRVNGLDSVDDVYRTVFDAEYLVLGLGDVYLGAPVATPLDPRHRLVTTKYNPARTWTAENSVGIGGAYLCVYGMEGPGGYQFVGRTTQVWSGWQQRGAFEPGSPWLLRFFDRIKWYAVEPDELLDLRADIISGRFVPRIEEGVFSLAEYEAFLATHSTSIAEFRARQGAAFSAERDAWEAAGEFDRADAVSAPAAPTAEVTVPAGGRLIEAEFAASVWQLNVRPGDRVTTGQPLLALEAMKMESRVPAPMDGVVQQVLTKPGAQVEAGTALVVLAPAT